The genomic DNA AGGGTGCCCAGAGCCAGCTCGGTGCCGAGCGGCAGCAGCATCCGGGCGGCCCAGATGCTGTCGCGCCCGAAGAGGGTGAGGAACCAGGGCACGCCGGCACCGAGGAAGACGTCGCCGGGGGCGTCCGCCCCGGCCAGCCGCAGCGACCGCAGGTCGTCCAGCGACCGCTCGAAGAGCCGGGTCAGCCGGTGGTCGGTGGCGGTGAGCCGGGGCCCGCCCCGCTCGGTCACCCATTCGGCCGGGCGGGCGGGGGCGATCACCACCGCCTCCTGATCGTGCACCGCGACGTCCCAGCGGAGCGTGACCCGGCTCCTGGGCTCCAGCGTGACCGACCAGCACAGCCGTGCCGCACGCGCAGACTCCAGGGTCTCGGCCCGAGCGTCGGTGCCGGTCACCGTGACCCGGATACCGCCCGAACTCCACGACAGCTCGCCGGGCGCGCCGTACGCGGCGACGGCCGGTCTGGTCTCACCACCTGATTTGACCACCTCGATCGGGGCGAAGTCGCAGCCCAGGTCGACGGTGACGGTGGTGATGACCGGCAGGGAGGCGGTGGAGACGACCTCGATGTGCTCGCTCATGCCGCCCGGCACGACCTGCCGGACCCGGTCGATCCGTACCGTGGGGTCGGCGGAGGGGTCTCCCAGCCAGCGCGCCAGTGCGACGAACCGGGCACCGCCAGGCCCCTGCGGGGCATGGCCGACAGTCTCGGGCTCCCGGCCGTCGACCTCCAGCCTGGCCTGTGACAGCGCGCGGGAGTCGGCGTGGAACAGGCCCTGGACGCCGATCGGCCTGATCTGCCCGTCATCGCCGCTCAGCGCGGTCGTCGGCGCCATGACGGCGCTGACGAGATCGTGCAGCAGCGGCTGAAGGCGATGGGCGGGGAGAGGTTCGGTCACCGTGGCGGCCGGGGACGGGGGGTTTGCTCCGTCGAGCACGGATGGCTCCCTGGGTCATGTCGAGCCGGTGAAGTCTTGACAGACCGGGTCCGGCGGGTACAGATTGCGACACGCTCTCTTTATTTGAACGATCCAATTATCACGCTCAGTTTACTTGAACGATCCAATCGTGCCGGACCTGACTTTGCACGCCTGGGCGATAGAAGGACGCAGATGGCCGAAAAGGTGACGATCATCGACGTTGCGCGGTACGCCAACGTGTCACGCCAGACGGTGTCGAACGTATTGAACAGTCCCGACCTGGTCCGGGAGGAGACCCGCAACCGAGTCAGAGAAGCCGTTCGGACACTCGGATACCGCGTCAACCAGGCGGCGCGGCAGATGCGCACCGGCCGGTCCCGGCTCATCGCCACGCGCATCGAGGCCGACCGGGACGGCATCAACGGCTCGGTCCTCGACCGCTTCCTGCACGGGCTCACCGCGTCGGCCGCCCAGGCCGGATACCGGATCCTGCTCTACACGGCCGACGACGAGCGTTCGGAGGCCGGCACCTTCGACGACCTCATCGGCGCCCACGAGCCGGAAGCCTTCGTGCTCACCGGCACCTGTCGCGGCGACGGCCGGCCCTCCCGGCTGGGTGAGCGCGGCATCCCCTTCGTCACCTTCGGCCGCCCATGGGACGACACCGGAGGCGTGCGCGACACCGGTCACTCCTGGGTCGACGTCGACGGCGCGGCGGGAACCGCAGAGGCCACCCGCTACCTGCTCGACACCGGCCACCGGCGGATCGGCTTCCTCGGCTGGCCGCCCGGATCCGGGGTGGGAGACGACCGCAGGTCCGGCTGGGCCCGGACCCTCGCCGCCGCCGGGGTGGACCCGGCCGGCCTTGACCGCGCCACCGACGACGGCGTGGCCGACGGCGAGGCGGCGGCCCGCGGTCTGCTGGAGACCGGGCACCCGGTGACCGCGCTGGTCTGCGCGAGCGACTCGCTCGCCCTCGGAGCGCTGAACACCGTCCGACTCCTGAAGGCCGGAGCACGGGCGGACGGTCCGGACGCCCCGCCGCCGGTCGTGATCGGCTTCGACGACACGCCGGTGGCCAAGGCGGTGGGGCTCAGCAGCGTCAGTCAGCCGCTGGCCGAGGCCGCGGCCGGCTGCGTCGGCCTGCTCACCCGGCTGCTCGACCCGCGGTCCGGTCCGCCGGAGCCGGCCGCGCACCTGCTGCGGCCCTCTCTGGTCATCCGGGGGGCGGCCTGACCGGCGAGGCGGCCCTGCCGCGGTGGCGTAGCGGTCCGCCGGGACCGGTGGTGGACACCCGCCACCGGCCCCGGCGGAGCGGTCTCAGGCCTCGATCTCCGTACGGTCACCGGACCACAGCGTGTGGAAGGAGCCTTCCCGGTCCACCCGCTGGTAGGTGTGCGCGCCGAAGAAGTCCCGCTGGCCCTGGATCAGGGCCGCAGGCAGGCGCTCGGCCCGAAGCGAGTCGTAGTAGGCCAGCGCGGTCGAGAAACCGGGGGTGGGAATGCCCAGTTCGGCGGCTTTCGCCACCACCCGCCGCCACGACTCCTGTGCCAGGCCCAGGGCCTCGGCGAAGAGCGGGGCGGTCAGCAGGGTCACCGGCGGGGTCTCCTCCTCGTAGGCCTCGCGGATCCGGTCCAGGAAGACGGCACGGATGATGCAGCCGCCGCGCCAGATCGTGGCCAGCGTGCCCGGATCGACATCCCAGCCGTACTCGGTGCTCCCGGCCCTGATCTGGTCGAACCCCTGCGCATAGGCGATGATCTTCGATGCGTACAGCGCCTGCCGTACGTCCTCCGCGAAGCCCTCGCCGATCGATCCGGCCGGCACTCCCGAGGGACCGGGCAGGCCGCGGGCCGCCGCCCGCAGATCCGCGTGGCCGGAGACCGAGCGGGCGAACACCGCCTCGGCGATGCCGCTCACCGGGACACCCAGATCCAGCGCGATCTGCACCGTCCACCGGCCGGTGCCCTTCTGTTCGGCCCGGTCGGCGATGACGTCCACGAGCGGTCTGCCGGTGGCGGCGTCGACCTGCCGGAGCACCTCGGCGGTGATCTCGATGAGGTAGGAGGACAGCTCGCCTCCGTTCCACTCCTCGAAGATGTCCGCGAGCTCCGCCGGACCCAGGCCGAGACCCTGCCTGAGCAGGTCGTAGGCCTCGGCGATGAGCTGCATGTCGGCGTACTCGATGCCGTTGTGCACCATCTTGACGAAGTGCCCGGCGCCGTCGGGGCCGATGTGCGCGCAGCAGGGCACACCGTCTACCTTGGCGGCGATGTCCTCCAGCAGGGGCCCCAGCGCTTCGTAGGACTCCCGCGAGCCCCCCGGCATGATGCTCGGCCCGAGCAGCGCGCCCTCCTCGCCACCGGAGACCCCGGCCCCGACGAAGTGGATGCCCTGCTCACGCAGTGCCGCCTCCCGCCTGCGGGTGTCGAGGAAATGCGCGTTCCCACCGTCCACGAGCATGTCGCCCGGCTCCAGCAGAGGAGCGAACTCCTCGATCACCGCATCGGTCGGCGCGCCGGCTTTGACCATGATGATGACGCGCCGAGGGCGTTCCAGCGCCGCGACGAACTCCTCCGGAGTGTCGCAGGCGATGAAGGTGCCCTCGCTCCCGTGCTCCTCTACCAATGCCTTGGTCCGGTAGCCGGACCTGTTGTGTACGGCTACCGCGTGCCCGTGCCTTGCCAGGTTGCGGGCGAGGTTCGCTCCCATGACCGCAAGTCCGGTCACGCCGATCTGTGCTTGAGTCATCTGTTGGCACCTCCTATGCGTTCCAGGATGCCAGTCCGTCGCAGGAACGGTCGGAGACGGGGTGGCGGTGCGCTGCCCGTCCGCGGACTCGGCGGCGGGACGGATTCAGCGACTGGTTCGACGCGTCTGCCACGAAGCCGGCCGCGGCAGACGCCCGTCACGCGGTGTCGTCGATGTCGTCGATGACAGAGGCCGCTTCGTAGAAACGGAGTTGATTTGACGAGGTGGGCCGGGGTCCATAAAGTTCACCAGGCCTGAGGGAGTCGGCGGCATCGCCGAGATCTCAGGAACTCTCTCTGATCAAATCCACTCATTGAGATTTCTATGTCTCGATGAGGTCCGATTCGACACGAAGCGGATGCCGGACTAAGTTAGAAGGGTTGCTCCGGAAACGGGGCGGCCGGAATTCCGGTAAGGCAGGCGAGATCAAGTCAAGTGGTTCGAAACGGGCCGGTTTGACAGGAAAACGCGGGCCTGAAAGAATAAAGGCACAACGGAACGAACGAAACGCCCCCGACACCGGGCCTACTGGCCGGGAAGACGGAGAACGCGTCCGTTTCTTGAGAACTCAACAGTGTGTTAAAAGCCAGTGCATGAAGCACAACTCCCGTCCCACCCACTTTGGTGGGAGGACGGATTCCTTTGGTTGAACATCCGGCATTCGGTGCCGGGTGCTTTCAGCCGGGAGAACTTCTCAAACATTGTTTGGAGAGTTTGATCCTGGCTCAGGACGAACGCTGGCGGCGTGCTTAACACATGCAAGTCGAGCGGAAAGGCCCTTCGGGGTACTCGAGCGGCGAACGGGTGAGTAACACGTGAGTAACCTGCCCCTGACTCTGGGATAAGCCTGGGAAACTGGGTCTAATACCGGATACGACCACTTCTCGCATGGGATGGTGGTGGAAAGTTTTTCGGTTGGGGATGGACTCGCGGCCTATCAGCTTGTTGGTGGGGTAATGGCCTACCAAGGCGACGACGGGTAGCCGGCCTGAGAGGGCGACCGGCCACACTGGGACTGAGACACGGCCCAGACTCCTACGGGAGGCAGCAGTGGGGAATATTGCGCAATGGGCGAAAGCCTGACGCAGCGACGCCGCGTGGGGGATGACGGCCTTCGGGTTGTAAACCTCTTTCAGCAGGGACGAAGTTGACGTGTACCTGCAGAAGAAGCGCCGGCTAACTACGTGCCAGCAGCCGCGGTAATACGTAGGGCGCAAGCGTTGTCCGGAATTATTGGGCGTAAAGAGCTCGTAGGTGGCTTGTCACGTCGGGTGTGAAAGCTTGGGGCTTAACTCCAGGTCTGCATTCGATACGGGCTGGCTAGAGGTAGGTAGGGGAGAACGGAATTCCTGGTGTAGCGGTGAAATGCGCAGATATCAGGAGGAACACCGGTGGCGAAGGCGGTTCTCTGGGCCTTACCTGACGCTGAGGAGCGAAAGCGTGGGGAGCGAACAGGATTAGATACCCTGGTAGTCCACGCTGTAAACGTTGGGCGCTAGGTGTGGGGACCTTCCACGGTTTCCGCGCCGTAGCTAACGCATTAAGCGCCCCGCCTGGGGAGTACGGCCGCAAGGCTAAAACTCAAAGGAATTGACGGGGGCCCGCACAAGCGGCGGAGCATGTTGCTTAATTCGACGCAACGCGAAGAACCTTACCAAGGCTTGACATCGCCCGGAAACACTCAGAGATGGGTGCCTCTTCGGATCGGGTGACAGGTGGTGCATGGCTGTCGTCAGCTCGTGTCGTGAGATGTTGGGTTAAGTCCCGCAACGAGCGCAACCCTTGTTCAATGTTGCCAGCACGCTCTTCGGGGTGGTGGGGACTCATTGGAGACTGCCGGGGTCAACTCGGAGGAAGGTGGGGATGACGTCAAGTCATCATGCCCCTTATGTCTTGGGCTGCAAACATGCTACAATGGCCGGTACAGAGGGCTGCGATACCGTAAGGTGGAGCGAATCCCAAAAAGCCGGTCTCAGTTCGGATTGGGGTCTGCAACTCGACCCCATGAAGTCGGAGTCGCTAGTAATCGCAGATCAGCAACGCTGCGGTGAATACGTTCCCGGGCCTTGTACACACCGCCCGTCACGTCACGAAAGTCGGCAACACCCGAAGCCCGTGGCCCAACCAGCTTGCTGGGGGGAGCGGTCGAAGGTGGGGCTGGCGATTGGGACGAAGTCGTAACAAGGTAGCCGTACCGGAAGGTGCGGCTGGATCACCTCCTTTCTAAGGAGCATTGGTCGGCTTGCCCGTTCGCGGGTGGTCGTCCCAGCCGTGTCCGTGGGCGAATGTCTCACGCTCGGCGCGCTCATTAGTGGAGCACTGGCTAGTCGGATCGGTCCGGATCGCCCGGGCCGGCTGGTACCGCCTGAACCCTTCGCGGGGGACGGGAGTGGGAACGTTGGTCGTCGGGGGTTCGCGGCTGGGTTCGGACACACTGTTGGGTCCTGAGGAAACGGACTGGGCGGGCCCGCTGTGGCGGGCTTGCTGTCTGTTTGACCTCGTGCGGGACCAGCCTCCTATCACATCGGCCTGGGTTGTCCAGGTGTCTGGTGGTGGGGTGGGTGTGGTTGCTGTTTGTTGTTTGAGATTTGCATAGTGGACGCGAGCATCTTTGTGGCCAAGTTTTTTAGGGCACACGGTGGATGCCTTGGCATCAGGAGCCGATGAAGGACGTGGGAGGCTGCGTTAAGCCCCGGGAGTCGCCAACCTGACTTTGATCCGGGGATGTCCGAATGGGGAAACCTAGCACCAGTCATGTGGTGTTGCCTCCGCCTGAATGTATAGGGCGGTTGGTGGTAACGCGGGGAAGTGAAACATCTCAGTACCCGTAGGAAGAGAAAACAAATTAGTGATTCCGTGAGTAGTGGTGAGCGAAAGCGGAAGAGGCTAAACCGTATGCGTGTGATAGCCGGCAGGCGTTGCGTGTGCGGGGTTGTGGGACCCTCTGGGAGGAACTGCCGTTTTTCCAGACAGTGAGAAATCGATGGGATAGTCGAAGTTTCTGGGAAGTTGCGCCGTAGACCGTGAGAGCCGGGTAGGCGAAATCTTGTCGACTGTTTGAGGGGATCCCAAGTAGCACGGGGCCCGAGAAATCCTGTGTGAATCTGCCAGGACCACCTGGTAAGCCTAAATACTCCCTGATGACCGATAGTGAACAAGTACCGTGAGGGAAAGGTGAAAAGCGCCCCGGTGAGGGGTCGTGAAATAGTACCTGAAACCGTGTGCCTACAAGCCGTAGGAGCGTAAGCAGGCTTGCCTGTTTGTGATGTGACTGCGTGCCTTTTGAAGAATGAGCCTGCGAGTTATGGTGTGTGGCGAGGTTAACCCGTGTGGGGTAGCCGTAGCGAAAGCGAGTCTGAATAGGGCGTTTGAGTCGCATGCTGTAGACCCGAAGCGGAGTGATCTAGGCATGGGCAGGTTGAAGCGCGGGTAAGACCGCGTGGAGGACCGAACCCACCAGGGTTGAAAACCTGGGGGATGACCTGTGTTTAGGGGTGAAAGGCCAATCAAACTCCGTGATAGCTGGTTCTCCCCGAAATGCATTTAGGTGCAGCGTTACGTGTTTCTTGCCGGAGGTAGAGCACTGGATGGCTAATGGGCCCGACAAGGTTACTGACGTCAGCCAAACTCCGAATGCCGGTAAGTGAGAGCGTAGCAGTGAGACTGCGGGGGATAAGCTCCGTAGTCGAGAGGGAAACAGCCCAGACCACCGACTAAGGCCCCTAAGCGTGTGCTAAGTGGGAAAGGATGTGGAGTCGCAGTGACAACCAGGAGGTTGGCTTAGAAGCAGCCACCCTTGAAAGAGTGCGTAATAGCTCACTGGTCAAGTGATTCCGCGCCGACAATGTAGCGGGGCTCAAGTACACCGCCGAAGTCGTGGCATTCACACGTTAGCCGAGCCTTTGTGGTT from Streptosporangium sp. NBC_01756 includes the following:
- a CDS encoding LacI family DNA-binding transcriptional regulator — its product is MAEKVTIIDVARYANVSRQTVSNVLNSPDLVREETRNRVREAVRTLGYRVNQAARQMRTGRSRLIATRIEADRDGINGSVLDRFLHGLTASAAQAGYRILLYTADDERSEAGTFDDLIGAHEPEAFVLTGTCRGDGRPSRLGERGIPFVTFGRPWDDTGGVRDTGHSWVDVDGAAGTAEATRYLLDTGHRRIGFLGWPPGSGVGDDRRSGWARTLAAAGVDPAGLDRATDDGVADGEAAARGLLETGHPVTALVCASDSLALGALNTVRLLKAGARADGPDAPPPVVIGFDDTPVAKAVGLSSVSQPLAEAAAGCVGLLTRLLDPRSGPPEPAAHLLRPSLVIRGAA
- the gndA gene encoding NADP-dependent phosphogluconate dehydrogenase gives rise to the protein MTQAQIGVTGLAVMGANLARNLARHGHAVAVHNRSGYRTKALVEEHGSEGTFIACDTPEEFVAALERPRRVIIMVKAGAPTDAVIEEFAPLLEPGDMLVDGGNAHFLDTRRREAALREQGIHFVGAGVSGGEEGALLGPSIMPGGSRESYEALGPLLEDIAAKVDGVPCCAHIGPDGAGHFVKMVHNGIEYADMQLIAEAYDLLRQGLGLGPAELADIFEEWNGGELSSYLIEITAEVLRQVDAATGRPLVDVIADRAEQKGTGRWTVQIALDLGVPVSGIAEAVFARSVSGHADLRAAARGLPGPSGVPAGSIGEGFAEDVRQALYASKIIAYAQGFDQIRAGSTEYGWDVDPGTLATIWRGGCIIRAVFLDRIREAYEEETPPVTLLTAPLFAEALGLAQESWRRVVAKAAELGIPTPGFSTALAYYDSLRAERLPAALIQGQRDFFGAHTYQRVDREGSFHTLWSGDRTEIEA